One region of Wyeomyia smithii strain HCP4-BCI-WySm-NY-G18 chromosome 3, ASM2978416v1, whole genome shotgun sequence genomic DNA includes:
- the LOC129727227 gene encoding rRNA-processing protein FCF1 homolog gives MGKKGQLKRLQSQRSAQLKRMIKTTDSRLKQDDRSKPKEKKTSETELKLMEKPQVSSAMFFQYNTQLGPPYHILVDTNFVNFSIKNKLDIIKTMMDCLYAKCIPYVTDCVVGELEKLGPKFKLALRIIKDERFERIHCMHRGTYADDCLVQRVTQHKCYIVATNDKDLKRRIRKIPGVPIMNVALNRYVIERMPDAFEPMAKK, from the exons atg GGTAAAAAAGGACAACTTAAACGCCTGCAATCACAACGGTCGGCCCAACTCAAGCGAATGATTAAAACGACCGACAGTCGTCTGAAACAGGACGATCGCTCCAaaccaaaagagaaaaaaacatcTGAAACAGAACTAAAATTGATGGAGAAGCCCCAGGTCAGCTCAGCCATGTTCTTCCAGTACAACACGCAGCTAGGACCTCCGTACCACATTTTGGTCGATACCAATTTTGTCAACTTCAGTATCAAAAACAAGCTGGACATTATAAAAACCATGATGGATTGCCTGTACGCCAAGTGTATCCCGTACGTGACGGATTGTGTCGTGGGTGAACTGGAGAAGCTTGGGCCCAAGTTCAAGTTGGCACTAAGGATTATTAAGGATGAACGCTTCGAGCGGATCCACTGCATGCACCGGGGGACATACGCCGACGATTGCCTGGTGCAGCGAGTGACCCAGCACAAGTGTTACATTGTCGCCACCAACGATAAAGACCTGAAGCGGAGAATCCGGAAAATACCGGGCGTTCCGATTATGAACGTTGCGCTCAATCGATACGTTATCGAGCGTATGCCGGATGCGTTCGAACCGATGGCGAAGAAATAA
- the LOC129727222 gene encoding lipoma-preferred partner homolog produces the protein MDNLNSQLAHLSLRSSGSDPQQQQQQQHQTQYGALPDSGPNGVGVPGMVMMGRKGPAVPPKPKKPSPSTVPPQVPKSSNVKQYIEPSYSTLLQGQSGGTASGGMEEHAYTNTSFAAGVAGKMGARKVTLDNAIELQQQKEALEHHKRMMQIKIQQRGQADGAVYENTAPRFYEGDATYANIPGGQKNGDGIIYSNIVHGGTGPKKPFTQRQISDELPPPPAQETQNALSLNELSLEDNDDEFPPPPSPVSSSYSELRRATDPPSIGCQPQPTYNMVGPGVAGQTYSNLAPNNQIYANNMHHQSLYGTYGMSSQGSTTYESIYEPINPRPTSQMSGRSNYSLYTPYVNSRGVNSPNDSLITSASNQHQHRGHPPKESEVDKLTDLLVQSMDNVQDPDSFGTCVKCGERVIGENTGCTAMDQIYHIACFTCHQCQINLQGKPFYALDGQPYCEEDYLNTLEKCSVCLKPILERILRATGKPYHPQCFTCIICGKSLDGIPFTVDATNQIHCIEDFHKKFAPRCCVCNMPIMPEPGQDETIRVVALDRSFHINCYKCEDCGLLLSSEAEGRGCYPLDDHILCKSCNAKRVQTLTSHMTTEL, from the coding sequence ATGGATAACTTGAATTCTCAGCTCGCTCATCTCTCGTTAAGGTCATCTGGGAGTGACcctcaacagcaacagcaacaacagcatcAAACACAATACGGAGCACTGCCTGATAGTGGTCCGAATGGAGTCGGTGTTCCCGGAATGGTGATGATGGGTCGCAAAGGACCCGCAGTTCCACCGAAGCCGAAAAAACCTTCACCCTCGACGGTGCCACCGCAGGTGCCAAAAAGTTCCAACGTTAAACAGTACATCGAACCATCGTACTCAACTTTGCTTCAAGGGCAATCGGGTGGAACAGCGTCGGGCGGAATGGAAGAACACGCATATACGAACACATCGTTCGCAGCCGGAGTTGCTGGAAAAATGGGAGCACGAAAGGTGACCTTGGATAATGCAATTGAATTGCAGCAGCAGAAGGAAGCTTTGGAGCACCACAAACGCATGATGCAGATTAAAATACAGCAAAGAGGACAGGCGGACGGAGCAGTTTATGAGAATACGGCTCCTCGTTTTTACGAGGGAGATGCAACCTACGCTAACATCCCGGGTGGTCAGAAGAATGGAGATGGAATAATTTACAGTAACATCGTTCATGGTGGGACCGGTCCGAAAAAACCCTTCACCCAAAGACAGATATCGGACGAGCTTCCTCCTCCCCCGGCACAAGAAACGCAGAATGCTTTGTCGTTGAACGAATTGTCGTTGGAGGATAACGATGATGAATTTCCTCCACCTCCTAGTCCAGTTAGTTCTTCATATAGCGAGCTGAGAAGAGCCACCGATCCACCCTCGATTGGGTGTCAACCCCAGCCAACCTACAACATGGTGGGACCTGGCGTGGCTGGACAGACGTATAGCAATCTGGCTCCAAATAATCAAATATATGCCAACAACATGCATCATCAATCGCTGTACGGAACCTACGGTATGAGCTCTCAGggttccaccacgtacgaatcCATTTACGAGCCGATTAATCCACGCCCTACCAGTCAAATGTCCGGTAGATCAAACTATTCGCTCTATACGCCCTATGTTAATTCACGCGGCGTTAATAGTCCTAACGATAGTCTGATAACGAGCGCTTCGAATCAGCACCAGCATCGTGGTCATCCTCCGAAAGAGTCCGAAGTGGATAAACTAACAGATTTGCTGGTTCAGTCGATGGACAACGTACAGGATCCGGATTCGTTTGGAACGTGTGTAAAGTGCGGTGAAAGGGTAATTGGAGAAAACACCGGCTGCACTGCGATGGACCAAATTTATCACATCGCTTGTTTTACATGCCACCAGTGTCAGATCAATCTGCAAGGTAAACCATTCTATGCCCTGGATGGCCAACCGTACTGTGAAGAGGATTACCTTAACACACTAGAGAAATGTTCGGTTTGTTTGAAACCCATTCTGGAGCGGATCCTAAGGGCAACCGGAAAACCGTACCATCCGCAGTGCTTTACATGTATTATCTGTGGCAAGTCGTTGGACGGGATTCCGTTTACTGTTGATGCTACCAATCAGATTCACTGCATTGAAGATTTCCACAAAAAGTTCGCACCGCGGTGCTGCGTCTGTAATATGCCCATCATGCCAGAACCGGGTCAGGACGAGACCATCCGTGTCGTGGCGCTCGATCGAAGTTTTCACATCAATTGCTACAAGTGCGAGGATTGTGGTCTACTGCTATCATCCGAGGCGGAGGGGCGCGGTTGCTATCCACTGGATGATCATATCCTTTGCAAGAGCTGCAATGCCAAACGAGTACAGACACTAACCAGCCACATGACGACTGAGTTGTAA